The Prionailurus viverrinus isolate Anna chromosome B4, UM_Priviv_1.0, whole genome shotgun sequence genome has a window encoding:
- the SMARCC2 gene encoding SWI/SNF complex subunit SMARCC2 isoform X1 translates to MAVRKKDGGPNVKYYEAADTVTQFDNVRLWLGKNYKKYIQAEPPTNKSLSSLVVQLLQFQEEVFGKHVSNAPLTKLPIKCFLDFKAGGSLCHILAAAYKFKSDQGWRRYDFQNPSRMDRNVEMFMTIEKSLVQNNCLSRPNIFLCPEIEPKLLGKLKDIIKRHQGTVTEDKSNASHVVYPVPGNLEEEEWVRPVMKRDKQVLLHWGYYPDSYDTWIPASEIEASVEDAPTPEKPRKVHAKWILDTDTFNEWMNEEDYEVNDDKSPVSRRKKISAKTLTDEVNSPDSDRRDKKGGNYKKRKRSPSPSPTPEAKKKNAKKGPSTPYTKSKRGHREEEQEDLTKDMDEPSPVPNVEEVTLPKTVNTKKDSESAPVKGGTMTDLDEQEDESMETTGKDEDENSTGNKGEQTKNPDLHEDNVTEQTHHIIIPSYAAWFDYNSVHAIERRALPEFFNGKNKSKTPEIYLAYRNFMIDTYRLNPQEYLTSTACRRNLAGDVCAIMRVHAFLEQWGLINYQVDAESRPTPMGPPPTSHFHVLADTPSGLVPLQPKTPQGRQVDADTKAGRKGKELDDLVPETAKGKPELQTSASQQMLNFPDKGKEKPTDMQNFGLRTDMYTKKNVPSKSKAAASATREWTEQETLLLLEALEMYKDDWNKVSEHVGSRTQDECILHFLRLPIEDPYLEDSEASLGPLAYQPIPFSQSGNPVMSTVAFLASVVDPRVASAAAKSALEEFSKMKEEVPTALVEAHVRKVEEAAKVTGKADPAFGLESSGIAGTTSDEPERIEESGTDEARAEGQATEEKKEPKEPREGVGAVEEEAKEKTSEVPKKDEEKGKQGDSEKESEKSDGDPIVDPDKEKEPKEGQEEVLKEVVESEGERKTKVERDIGEGNLSTAAAAALAAAAVKAKHLAAVEERKIKSLVALLVETQMKKLEIKLRHFEELETIMDREREALEYQRQQLLADRQAFHMEQLKYAEMRARQQHFQQMHQQQQQPPPALPPGSQPIPPAGTAGPPAVHSLAMAPASVAPAPAGSGAPPGSMGPSEQIGPTGSTAGPQQQQPAGAPQPGAVPPGVPPPGPHGPSPFPNQQTPPSMMPGAVPGSGHPGVAGNAPLGLPFGMPPPPPPPAPSIIPFGSLADSISINLPPPPNLHGHHHHLPFAPGTLPPPNLPVSMANPLHPNLPATTTMPSSLPLGPGLGSAAAQSPAIVAAVQGNLLPSASPLPDPGTPLPPDPTAPSPGTVTPVPPPQ, encoded by the exons ATGGCGGTGCGGAAGAAGGACGGCGGGCCCAACGTGAAGTACTACGAGGCCGCGGACACCGTGACCCAGTTCGACAACGTGCGGCTCTGGCTCGGCAAGAACTACAAGAAG TATATACAAGCTGAACCACCCACCAACAAGTCCTTGTCTAGCCTGGTTGTACAGCTGCTACAGTTTCAGGAAGAAGTTTTTGGCAAACATGTCAGCAATGCACCACTCACTAAACTGCCG ATCAAATGTTTCCTAGATTTCAAAGCAGGAGGCTCCCTGTGCCACATACTTGCAGCTGCCTACAAATTCAAGAGTGACCAGGGATG GCGGCGTTACGATTTCCAGAATCCATCACGCATGGACCGCAACGTGGAAATGTTCATGACCATTGAGAAATCCTTGGTGCAG AATAACTGCCTGTCTCGACCTAACATTTTTCTGTGCCCAGAAATTGAACCCAAACTGCTAGGGAAAttaaaggacattatcaagagaCACCAG GGAACAGTCACTGAGGATAAGAGCAATGCCTCCCATGTTGTGTATCCTGTCCCAGGGAACCTGGAAGAAG AGGAATGGGTACGACCAGTCATGAAGAGGGATAAGCAGGTTCTTCTGCACTGGGGCTACTATCCTGACAG TTACGACACTTGGATCCCAGCCAGTGAAATTGAAGCATCTGTGGAAGATGCTCCAACTCCTGAGAAACCTAGGAAG GTTCATGCAAAGTGGATTCTGGACACAGACACTttcaatgaatggatgaatgaggaaGACTACGAGGTGAATGATGACAAAAGCCCTGTCTCCCGCCGAAAGAAGATTTCAGCCAAGACACTGACAGATGAG GTGAACAGCCCAGATTCAGACCGACGGGACAAGAAAGGGGGGAACTATAAGAAGAGGAAGcgctctccctctccttcaccaACCCCAGAAGCTAAGAAGAAAAATGCTAAGAAAGG tcCCTCAACACCTTACACCAAGTCAAAGCGTGGCCACAGAGAGGAGGAGCAAGAAGACCTAACAAAGGACATGGATGAGCCTTCACCAGTCCCCAATGTAGAGGAGGTGACATTGCCTAAAACAG TAAACACTAAGAAGGATTCCGAGTCAGCCCCAGTCAAAGGAGGCACCATGACTGACCTGG ATGAACAGGAGGATGAAAGCATGGAGACCACGGGCAAG GATGAGGATGAAAACAGTACGGGGAACAAGGGAGAGCAGACGAAGAACCCGGACCTGCATGAGGACAATGTGACTGAACAGACCCACCACATCATTATTCCCAGCTATGCTGCCTGGTTTGACTATAATAG TGTTCATGCCATTGAGCGGAGGGCTCTCCCTGAGTTCTTTAACGGCAAGAACAAGTCCAAGACTCCAGAAAT CTACCTGGCTTATCGAAATTTCATGATTGACACTTACCGGCTGAACCCCCAAGAGTATCTTACCTCCACTGCCTGCCGCAGGAACCTGGCGGGTGACGTCTGTGCCATCATGAG GGTCCATGCCTTCCTAGAACAGTGGGGTCTTATTAACTACCAGGTGGATGCTGAGAGTCGACCAACCCCGATGGGGCCTCCGCCCACCTCTCACTTCCATGTCTTAGCAGACACGCCGTCAGGGCTGGTGCCTCTGCAGCCCAAGACACCGCAG GGCCGCCAGGTTGATGCTGATACCAAGGCTGGGCGAAAGGGCAAAGAGCTGGATGACCTGGTGCCAGAGACGGCTAAGGGCAAGCCAGAGCTG CAGACCTCTGCTTCCCAGCAAATGCTCAACTTCCCtgacaaaggcaaagagaaaccAACAGACATGCAGAACTTCGGGCTGCGCACAGACATGTACACAAAGAAGAACGTCCCCTCCAAG AGTAAAGCTGCAGCCAGTGCCACTCGAGAGTGGACGGAACAGGAGACCCTGCTACTCTTAGAG GCACTGGAAATGTACAAAGATGACTGGAACAAAGTGTCAGAACACGTGGGAAGCCGCACGCAGGATGAGTGCATCTTGCATTTTCTTCGTCTTCCCATTGAAGACCCGTACCTGGAGGACTCAGAGGCCTCCCTGGGCCCCCTGGCCTACCAGCCTATCCCCTTCAGTCAGTCAGGCAACCCTGTTATGAGCACTGTTGCCTTCCTGGCCTCTGTCGTCGATCCTCGAGTCGCCTCTGCTGCTGCGAAGTCGGCCCTAG AAGAGTTCTCCAAAATGAAGGAAGAAGTACCCACAGCCTTGGTGGAGGCCCACGTTCGGAAAGTGGAGGAAGCCGCCAAAGTGACAGGCAAGGCGGACCCAGCCTTCGGTCTGGAAAGCAGTGGTATCGCCGGAACCACCTCTGATGAGCCTGAGCGGATCG AGGAGAGCGGGACTGATGAGGCACGGGCAGAGGGCCAGGCCACAGAGGAGAAGAAGGAGCCCAAG GAGCCCCGAGAAGGAGTTGGGGCTGTCGAGGAAGAAGCGAAAGAGAAAACCAGCGAGGTTCCCaagaaggatgaagagaaagggaaacaaggTGACAGCGAGAAGGAGTCAGAGAAGAGCGATGGGGACCCAATAG TCGACCCCGACAAGGAGAAGGAAccaaaggaggggcaggaggaggtgcTGAAGGAAGTGGTGGAgtcagagggggagaggaagacgAAAGTGGAGCGGGACATTGGCGAGGGCAATCTCTCCACCGCCGCTGCTGCTGCCCTGGCTGCCGCCGCTGTGAAGGCCAAG CACCTGGCCGCCGTGGAGGAGAGGAAGATCAAATCGCTGGTTGCCCTGCTGGTGGAGACCCAGATGAAAAAGTTGGAGATCAAACTCCGGCACTTTGAAGAGTTGGAGACGATCATGGACCGGGAGCGAGAGGCA CTGGAGTATCAGAGGCAGCAGCTCCTGGCCGACAGACAAGCCTTCCACATGGAGCAGCTGAAGTACGCAGAGATGAGGGCCCGGCAGCAGCACTTCCAACAAATGcaccaacagcagcagcagccaccaccagccctgcccccaggctCCCAGCCTATCCCACCTGCGGGCACTGCTGGGCCACCCGCAGTTCACAGCTTGGCCATGGCTCCGGCCTCTGTGGCCCCTGCTCCTGCTGGCAGCGGGGCCCCTCCTGGAAGCATGGGCCCCTCTGAACAGATTGGGCCCACAGGGTCAACGGCAGggccgcagcagcagcagccagctGGAGCCCCCCAGCCTGGGGCGGTTCCGCCAGGGGTACCCCCCCCTGGACCCCATG GCCCCTCACCGTTCCCCAACCAACAAACTCCTCCCTCAATGATGCCAGGGGCAGTGCCAGGCAGCGGGCACCCAGGCGTGGCGGGTAATGCTCCTTTGGGTTTGCCTTTTGGCatgccgcctcctcctcctcctcccgctccATCCATCATCCCATTTGGTAGTCTAGCTGACTCCATCAGTATTAACCTGCCCCCTCCTCCTAACCTGCATGGGCATCACCACCATCTCCCGTTTGCCCCGGGCACTCTTCCCCCACCTAACCTGCCTGTGTCCATGGCGAACCCTCTACATCCTAACCTGCCGGCGACCACCACCATGCCATCTTCCTTGCCTCTCGGGCCGGGGCTCGGATCCGCCGCAGCCCAGAGCCCTGCCATTGTGGCAGCTGTTCAGGGCAACCTCCTGCCCAGTGCCAGCCCACTGCCAG aCCCAGGTACCCCCCTGCCTCCAGACCCCACGGCCCCAAGCCCAGGCACAGTCACCCCTGTGCCACCTCCACAGTGA